The genomic interval TACCCTGGAGTTTGCCCGCCGAGGCTATACGGTAACCGCTGTGGACCGCACCAGGGGCTACATTGAAGCGGCCCTGGAAACGGCGGCCGCAGAGGAGCTGGATATCGAGTTTCTTCTTCAGGATGTGCGAGTCTTCCGGAGACCGGATTACTACAACCTGGCCCTTAACCTTTTTACCTCCTTTGGCTTTTTCTCTGATCAAAAGGAAGAGATCCGTTATATAAAAAACATCCGGGACTCGCTGAAACCCGGAGGCTGTTTTGTAATCGATGTCAACGGAAAAGAGATCCTTGCCAGGGACTTTACAGCCTGCGAGGAATATGAAATGGACGGATACAGTGTACGGGGCGAATATACAATCGAAGATGATTTCGCCACCCTCAATAATCTGTGGAGTATTAAAGGTCCCGGGGAGAATTACAGCTACCGGTTTTCCCACCGTATCTACTCTGCGGTTGAACTGAAGGAACTCCTGCTGAGCTGCGGCTTTAAAAATGTCGGAATAAAAGGGGGATTTGACGGACGCCCCTATGATAATAACGCAGAGAGACTGATAAGCATTGCCCGAAAATAAGGAGAATTTGATGTCATATACTATACCAAAGCGCGAAGAGATCGATGAGGCATATACCTGGGACCTGGGAGGTCTTTTTACATCTCCCCGGGAGTGGGAAGAATCCCTGAAAGAATTCACCGGACAGATAAAGAAGATCGAATCCTTTCAAGAAACTCTCGGTGATTCGGCGGAACACCTCGCGGAGGTTCTGGATGTCCTGATGCGGCACGAGGAACTGGGAGAATGTCTCGGCTCCTATGCCTATCTGCGCACCGCCGAGGACGGCGGCAGTGACGAACACCAGGCGCGCTATGCACGTTTTATGCGCGCAGCAACGGAATCAAACAGCGCAATGAGTTATTTCCGTCCGGAGATTCTGGCCATTCCTGATAGTGTAATGCAAGAATTCCTGAAGAATCCCCGCGTCACCGAATATCGCATAATGCTGAACAAGATGCTGCGTTTTAAACCCCACACCCTGGGAGAAAAAGAGGAGCGCCTGCTCTCCATGCAATCCGAAGCTAACCAGACCGCCTCCGGCAGCTTTAAAGCTCTGACGGATGTTGATCTTGACTTTGGCGAGATCGAAACCAAAGACGGTAAAAAGCCCCTGACCCAGAGTACCTTTTCTGCGTTTCTTATGAATCCGGACCGCCAGTTACGGGAGACTGCCTACCGTCAGTTCTACGGTCACTACGAAGCTCACAAAAATACCCTGGCCTCTCTTTATTCCGGCAGTGTCCACCTCGATATTTACAAGGCAAAGGTAAGAAAATACCCCTCTTCCAGAGCTGCCGCTCTTTTTCCTGACAAGGTTGATGAAGAGGTGTACGACAACCTTATCGCTGTTATTCATGAAAATCTCCCGATTCTGCACCGATACTACAGTCTCCGAAAAAAGAAGCTCGGTATCGACAAA from Marispirochaeta sp. carries:
- a CDS encoding class I SAM-dependent methyltransferase — encoded protein: MEWFEDDQFWLRFAPIMFDPQRWAKTAGEVEAILAMTSPQKGAAVLDSCCGVGRHTLEFARRGYTVTAVDRTRGYIEAALETAAAEELDIEFLLQDVRVFRRPDYYNLALNLFTSFGFFSDQKEEIRYIKNIRDSLKPGGCFVIDVNGKEILARDFTACEEYEMDGYSVRGEYTIEDDFATLNNLWSIKGPGENYSYRFSHRIYSAVELKELLLSCGFKNVGIKGGFDGRPYDNNAERLISIARK